One window of the Shewanella cyperi genome contains the following:
- a CDS encoding rhodanese-like domain-containing protein has product MVLCLTLLLPIASWAGEGKDPAVAWQKIQAGAMVVDVRTAEEYAAGHIDGAINIPFEQIAAEFAKRGIAKDAEVVLYCRSGRRSGIAQDSLVAEGYEHTYNGGGFESLAAAKP; this is encoded by the coding sequence TTGGTGCTGTGCCTGACCCTGCTGTTGCCAATAGCATCTTGGGCCGGAGAGGGCAAAGATCCAGCCGTCGCCTGGCAAAAAATCCAGGCCGGCGCCATGGTGGTGGATGTACGCACCGCCGAGGAATACGCTGCCGGACATATCGACGGTGCCATCAACATCCCCTTCGAGCAGATTGCGGCCGAGTTTGCCAAGCGCGGTATCGCCAAGGATGCAGAAGTGGTGCTTTACTGCCGCAGCGGTCGTCGCAGCGGCATTGCCCAGGACAGCCTGGTGGCCGAAGGGTACGAGCACACCTATAACGGTGGCGGCTTTGAATCCCTGGCGGCAGCCAAACCCTGA
- a CDS encoding efflux RND transporter permease subunit has protein sequence MTKQSQGLGISGRIAASFQHSAITPLLALLALLLGLFAVLITPKEEEPQIDVTFADVFIPFPGATPAEVEQLVTLPAERVISEIKGIDTLYSFSQPDGALIIVIFEVGVKRHDAIVKLYNQIYSNLDKVPRLAGVGEPLIKPRGIDDVPIVSLTLHSNDPKVSAQQLTDVARTLEAELKRIPGTREISAMGQQQLVLNVRIDPQALSAYGLSLTQLESAIRGNNLMAASVPLVQDNQEIRVQTGEFLRSADDVGLLVVGVFQENDGSQTPVYLQDVATISLKADAPRQQVFHADREGTVPAVTIAIGKQNGSNAVDIADAVLTRIEQLKGQLVPDNVQLTVTRNYGVTAADKSNTLIFKLIFATAAVVVLVLFTMGAREALVVGVAIIITLALTLFASWAWGFTLNRVSLFALIFSIGILVDDAIVVVENIHRHMALGKRSLLELIPVAVDEVGGPTILATLTVIAALLPMAFVSGLMGPYMSPIPINASMGMLISLAVAFVLTPWLSRKFIRHQHHEPNAESETETGASEHAGADPRLLTLFTRLIGPFLKGSEGRKARLGLGLGIAGLILVALVLPAVQLVVLKMLPFDNKSEFQVMLDMPEGTPLEQTQKVLKALSAELVKLEEVEHLQLYAGTAAPMNFNGLVRHYYLRSSPELGDIQVNLLDKRHRHRDSHSIALAAREALRPVAERYGANVKVVEVPPGPPVWSPIVAEIYGPDQQTRENTAREIQSLFAATTDVVDIDIFLPDPQQKWQVQIDRSKAALLGIRYDTIVDLISSAVGGKDVGVLHLKGQSKSVPIRLQLEEGSKLDLSELLAMNISGAQGQSFPLAAVVAIRTEVMDAPIIHKNLNPMVMVVADMAGPLDSPLYGMFEMAADIDARGGIEQNYIQQPSGLTMPGILWDGEWKITYETFRDMGLAYAVGMIAIYLLVVAQFRSYLVPLIIMAPIPLTVIGVMPGHALLGAQFTATSMIGMIALAGIIVRNSILLVDFINQESASGVPFERAVIHSGAVRAKPIMLTALAAMIGALFILDDPIFNGLAISLIFGIFISTLLTLVVIPVLYYALMRHRMES, from the coding sequence ATGACCAAGCAATCCCAGGGCCTGGGTATTTCGGGCCGCATCGCCGCCAGCTTCCAGCACAGTGCCATAACTCCCTTGCTGGCCCTGTTGGCCCTGTTGTTGGGCCTGTTCGCAGTGCTGATCACCCCCAAGGAAGAAGAGCCACAGATAGATGTGACTTTTGCCGACGTCTTTATCCCCTTCCCCGGCGCCACACCGGCGGAAGTCGAGCAATTGGTGACCCTGCCGGCGGAGCGGGTGATATCGGAAATCAAGGGTATTGATACCCTGTATTCCTTTTCCCAACCCGATGGTGCCCTGATCATCGTCATCTTCGAGGTGGGGGTAAAACGCCATGACGCCATAGTCAAACTTTACAACCAGATCTATTCCAACCTGGATAAGGTGCCACGCCTGGCCGGTGTCGGTGAGCCACTGATCAAACCCCGCGGTATCGACGATGTGCCCATCGTCAGCCTGACCCTGCACAGCAATGACCCCAAGGTATCGGCCCAGCAGCTTACCGACGTGGCCAGAACCCTGGAAGCCGAGCTCAAGCGCATTCCCGGCACCCGGGAGATTTCCGCCATGGGCCAGCAGCAACTGGTGCTCAATGTGCGCATCGATCCCCAGGCACTGTCGGCCTACGGTCTGAGCCTGACCCAGTTGGAAAGTGCCATTCGCGGTAATAACCTGATGGCGGCCAGCGTGCCCCTGGTACAGGACAACCAGGAAATCCGGGTGCAAACCGGCGAGTTTTTGCGCTCCGCCGACGATGTGGGTTTACTTGTGGTTGGTGTATTCCAGGAAAACGACGGCAGCCAAACTCCCGTATACCTGCAGGACGTGGCGACCATCAGCCTCAAGGCAGATGCTCCCAGGCAACAGGTGTTCCATGCGGACCGTGAAGGCACGGTTCCGGCCGTAACCATAGCCATAGGTAAGCAAAACGGCAGCAACGCGGTCGATATTGCCGATGCGGTACTGACCCGCATTGAGCAACTCAAGGGCCAACTGGTGCCTGACAATGTGCAGCTGACCGTCACCCGCAACTATGGGGTTACTGCGGCAGATAAATCCAATACGCTGATTTTCAAACTCATTTTTGCAACCGCCGCCGTAGTGGTATTGGTGCTGTTTACCATGGGTGCCCGTGAAGCCCTGGTGGTGGGCGTGGCCATCATTATCACCCTGGCCCTGACCCTGTTTGCCTCCTGGGCCTGGGGATTTACCCTGAACCGGGTATCCCTGTTTGCGCTGATATTTTCCATTGGCATTCTGGTGGACGACGCCATTGTGGTGGTGGAAAACATCCATCGCCATATGGCGCTCGGCAAACGCAGCCTGCTGGAATTAATTCCGGTGGCCGTCGATGAAGTAGGCGGTCCCACCATATTGGCAACCCTGACGGTTATCGCGGCCCTGTTGCCCATGGCCTTTGTTTCGGGCCTCATGGGCCCCTACATGAGCCCAATTCCCATCAATGCCAGCATGGGGATGCTGATTTCCCTGGCAGTGGCCTTTGTGCTGACCCCTTGGCTGAGCCGCAAGTTTATCCGCCACCAGCACCATGAGCCCAATGCCGAGTCCGAGACCGAAACAGGAGCCAGCGAGCACGCCGGTGCCGATCCCCGCCTGCTGACACTGTTCACGCGCCTGATAGGTCCCTTCCTCAAGGGGAGCGAGGGTCGCAAAGCCAGACTGGGACTGGGATTGGGGATAGCCGGACTTATCCTGGTGGCCCTGGTGCTGCCGGCGGTGCAACTGGTGGTGCTCAAGATGTTGCCCTTTGACAACAAGTCCGAATTTCAGGTGATGCTGGACATGCCCGAGGGCACGCCCCTTGAGCAAACCCAGAAGGTGCTGAAAGCCTTGTCAGCCGAGTTGGTGAAGCTGGAAGAAGTTGAACACCTGCAGCTTTATGCGGGAACGGCGGCGCCGATGAACTTCAACGGTCTGGTACGCCACTATTATCTGCGCTCCAGTCCTGAGCTTGGCGACATTCAGGTCAACCTGCTGGATAAGCGTCACAGACACAGAGACAGCCACAGCATAGCACTGGCCGCCCGGGAAGCCCTGCGTCCGGTCGCCGAGCGTTATGGCGCCAATGTCAAAGTGGTGGAAGTGCCACCCGGCCCTCCGGTCTGGTCACCGATAGTGGCCGAGATCTATGGCCCGGATCAGCAAACTCGTGAGAACACGGCCCGGGAAATTCAGTCCCTGTTTGCTGCCACGACGGATGTGGTCGATATAGATATCTTTCTGCCCGATCCCCAGCAAAAATGGCAGGTGCAGATAGACCGCAGCAAGGCTGCCCTGCTTGGCATCCGCTATGACACCATAGTGGATCTCATCAGCAGCGCCGTCGGTGGCAAGGACGTGGGCGTATTGCACCTCAAGGGACAAAGCAAGAGCGTGCCCATCCGTTTGCAGCTGGAAGAAGGCAGCAAACTGGACCTGTCAGAGTTGCTGGCGATGAACATCAGTGGTGCCCAGGGGCAAAGCTTTCCCCTGGCGGCAGTGGTGGCTATCCGAACCGAGGTGATGGATGCGCCCATTATCCATAAGAACCTCAATCCCATGGTGATGGTGGTGGCCGATATGGCCGGGCCTTTGGACAGCCCGCTATATGGCATGTTTGAGATGGCGGCGGACATTGATGCCAGGGGCGGTATTGAGCAGAACTACATCCAGCAGCCATCCGGATTGACCATGCCGGGCATACTCTGGGACGGTGAGTGGAAGATCACCTATGAAACCTTCCGCGACATGGGTCTGGCCTATGCTGTGGGCATGATAGCCATTTACCTGCTGGTGGTGGCCCAGTTCCGTTCCTACCTGGTGCCGCTGATAATCATGGCGCCTATCCCACTGACAGTCATAGGCGTGATGCCGGGGCATGCCCTGCTCGGGGCCCAGTTCACCGCTACCTCCATGATAGGCATGATTGCCCTGGCGGGGATCATAGTGCGCAACTCCATATTGTTGGTGGATTTTATCAATCAGGAGTCCGCCTCCGGTGTGCCCTTTGAACGGGCGGTGATCCACTCGGGCGCCGTGCGGGCCAAGCCCATCATGCTGACGGCGCTGGCCGCCATGATTGGGGCCCTGTTTATACTCGATGATCCCATATTCAACGGTCTGGCCATCAGCCTGATCTTCGGTATCTTTATATCAACCCTGCTGACTCTGGTGGTGATACCCGTGCTTTACTATGCACTGATGCGCCACCGTATGGAGTCATAA
- a CDS encoding YgaP family membrane protein — MSLERSVMAFAGFMVLLSLLLTAFVHHNFVWLTAFVGANLFQSAFTGFCPAAMLMKKMGIKSEAELAKK, encoded by the coding sequence ATGTCACTTGAACGTTCTGTTATGGCATTTGCCGGTTTTATGGTGCTGCTGTCACTGCTGCTGACCGCCTTTGTACATCATAATTTTGTCTGGCTAACGGCTTTTGTTGGCGCTAACCTGTTTCAAAGCGCCTTTACCGGCTTCTGCCCCGCCGCCATGCTGATGAAAAAGATGGGGATCAAGTCAGAGGCCGAGTTGGCGAAGAAATAA
- a CDS encoding efflux RND transporter periplasmic adaptor subunit, protein MAAYAAEPQTQVLKAEVHPQYLTLDAVIEPVRAATVSAQTSGRIIKLNFDVNDKVPAGAALLEITSKEQGAGLEAAEAELAKAQAVNIEAQAQLKRVSELFPKGAVSRNSMDEAIARARSTEQAVTAAKAGLTRARESLNYTVVYAPFGGVLTARHVEVGETVNPGQPLLSGYGSDAMRAVFSLPQQWISAFRGNAKVELQLADGSKIDSDRIELFDFASAGGHSQRVRVALPEHAAVTPGSWAKVRFIKEMRSQLRIPKSALIVRNELNAVYLKQADTFVLTQVRLGQEQGDELTVLSGLAEGDEIALNAHQVTAR, encoded by the coding sequence ATGGCTGCCTACGCGGCCGAACCTCAAACTCAGGTCCTGAAGGCCGAGGTGCACCCCCAGTACCTGACACTGGATGCGGTCATCGAGCCGGTGCGCGCTGCAACCGTGTCGGCGCAAACCTCGGGACGGATCATCAAACTCAATTTCGATGTCAATGACAAGGTTCCGGCCGGCGCTGCCCTGCTGGAAATCACCAGCAAGGAACAGGGCGCGGGCCTCGAGGCCGCCGAAGCCGAGCTTGCCAAGGCACAGGCGGTGAATATTGAGGCTCAGGCCCAGCTTAAACGAGTCAGCGAACTCTTTCCCAAGGGCGCGGTATCGCGCAACTCCATGGATGAAGCCATCGCCCGAGCCCGCAGCACCGAACAAGCCGTGACGGCCGCCAAGGCCGGTCTGACCCGGGCGAGGGAATCACTCAATTACACTGTGGTGTACGCCCCCTTTGGCGGTGTCCTGACTGCGCGCCATGTGGAAGTCGGTGAAACCGTCAATCCCGGTCAGCCATTGCTGTCCGGTTATGGCAGTGATGCGATGCGCGCCGTGTTCAGCCTGCCGCAGCAATGGATCAGCGCCTTTCGCGGCAACGCCAAGGTGGAACTGCAATTGGCCGATGGCAGCAAGATAGACAGTGACCGCATCGAACTGTTCGACTTTGCCTCCGCCGGTGGTCACAGCCAAAGAGTGCGGGTCGCGTTGCCCGAGCATGCCGCCGTGACGCCCGGCTCCTGGGCCAAGGTGCGCTTTATCAAGGAAATGCGCTCACAGCTGCGGATCCCCAAAAGTGCCCTGATAGTGCGCAACGAACTCAATGCCGTTTACCTCAAACAGGCCGACACTTTTGTGCTGACTCAGGTGCGCCTGGGTCAAGAGCAAGGTGATGAGCTGACCGTGCTTTCAGGACTTGCAGAAGGGGACGAAATCGCCCTCAATGCACACCAGGTTACGGCCAGGTAA